The following are encoded in a window of Bradyrhizobium sp. WBOS07 genomic DNA:
- a CDS encoding branched-chain amino acid ABC transporter permease: MTAILTNLFDGVAYGMLLFVLACGLAVTLGLMNFVNLAHGAFAMAGGYICMVLVNRMGWPFFAALPLAFVSSAAIGIALERTLYRHLYTRSHLDQVLFTIGLTFMSVAAVDYIQGSSRVFINLPAALQGQFDLFGVGIGRYRLMIIVICGLLTIALQMVLAKTRFGSRLRAAVDDPRAASGLGINVPQVFAFTFAFGCGLAGLGGALSAEILGLDPYFPLKFMIYFLIVVTVGGSSSITGPFLASLLLGIGDVAGKYYVPKMGPFVIYTMMIVILIWRPNGLFGRTAAR, translated from the coding sequence ATGACCGCAATCCTCACCAACCTGTTCGATGGCGTTGCCTACGGCATGCTGCTGTTCGTGCTCGCCTGCGGGCTTGCGGTCACGCTTGGCCTGATGAACTTCGTCAACCTCGCCCACGGCGCCTTCGCCATGGCCGGCGGTTATATCTGCATGGTGCTGGTCAACCGGATGGGCTGGCCGTTCTTCGCCGCACTGCCGCTCGCCTTCGTCTCCTCGGCCGCGATCGGCATTGCGCTCGAACGGACGCTCTATCGCCACCTCTATACGCGCAGTCACCTCGACCAGGTGCTGTTCACGATCGGCCTGACCTTCATGTCGGTTGCCGCCGTCGACTACATCCAGGGCTCATCGCGCGTCTTCATCAATCTGCCGGCCGCGCTCCAGGGCCAGTTCGACCTGTTCGGCGTCGGCATCGGCCGCTACCGGCTGATGATCATCGTCATCTGCGGCCTGCTCACCATCGCTCTGCAGATGGTGCTGGCCAAGACCCGCTTCGGCAGCCGCCTGCGCGCCGCCGTCGACGATCCCCGCGCCGCGAGCGGTCTCGGCATCAACGTGCCGCAGGTGTTCGCCTTCACCTTTGCCTTTGGTTGCGGGCTCGCAGGCCTCGGCGGCGCGCTCAGTGCCGAGATCCTCGGCCTCGATCCGTACTTTCCGCTGAAGTTCATGATCTACTTCCTGATCGTGGTCACCGTCGGCGGCTCCTCCTCGATAACAGGCCCGTTCCTGGCCTCGCTCCTGCTCGGCATCGGCGACGTCGCCGGCAAATATTACGTACCGAAGATGGGCCCCTTCGTGATCTACACCATGATGATCGTGATCCTGATCTGGCGCCCGAACGGCCTGTTCGGCCGCACGGCCGCGCGTTGA
- the purU gene encoding formyltetrahydrofolate deformylase encodes MPDHQYVLTLSCPDRPGIVSAVSTFLAHNGQNILDAQQFDDVETKKFFMRVVFTAADLAVELSALQTGFAAIAERFGMEWQMRDRAAHRKVMLLVSKSDHCLVDILYRWRTGELPMTLTAIVSNHPREVYAGLDFGGIPFHHLPVTKETKREQEAQIIDLVGKTKTDLVVLARYMQILSDDLSAKLSGRCINIHHSFLPGFKGAKPYHQAHERGVKLIGATAHYVTRDLDEGPIIDQDVERISHRDTPEDLVRKGRDIERRVLARAIRYHLDDRVILNGRKTVVFVD; translated from the coding sequence ATGCCCGACCATCAATATGTTCTGACCTTGTCCTGTCCGGATCGGCCCGGCATCGTCTCGGCGGTGTCGACGTTTCTCGCCCACAATGGACAGAACATTCTCGACGCCCAGCAGTTCGACGACGTCGAGACCAAGAAGTTCTTCATGCGGGTGGTGTTCACCGCAGCCGATCTTGCCGTGGAACTGTCGGCGCTGCAGACCGGCTTTGCCGCGATCGCCGAGCGCTTCGGCATGGAATGGCAGATGCGCGACCGCGCCGCGCATCGCAAGGTGATGCTGCTGGTGTCGAAGTCCGACCATTGCCTGGTCGACATCCTCTATCGCTGGCGCACCGGCGAGTTGCCGATGACGCTGACTGCGATCGTCTCCAACCATCCGCGGGAGGTCTATGCCGGGCTCGATTTCGGCGGCATCCCTTTCCACCACCTGCCGGTGACCAAGGAGACCAAGCGCGAGCAGGAGGCACAGATCATCGACCTCGTCGGCAAGACGAAGACCGATCTCGTCGTGCTCGCCCGCTACATGCAGATCCTGTCCGATGATCTCTCGGCCAAGCTTTCGGGTCGCTGCATCAACATCCACCACTCGTTCCTGCCGGGCTTCAAGGGCGCAAAGCCCTATCACCAGGCCCATGAGCGCGGCGTCAAGCTGATCGGAGCCACCGCGCATTACGTCACGCGCGATCTCGACGAAGGCCCGATCATCGACCAGGACGTCGAGCGCATCAGTCATCGCGACACGCCCGAGGATCTCGTCCGCAAGGGCCGCGATATCGAGCGTCGCGTGCTCGCCCGCGCGATCCGCTACCATCTCGACGACCGCGTCATCCTCAACGGTCGCAAGACCGTGGTGTTTGTCGACTAG
- a CDS encoding branched-chain amino acid ABC transporter permease, producing the protein MSAASDVGYHAQRQARWHYGEIAFWLIVLACGFAFPSRYLIMTDILRLALFTMSLDLILGYAGIVSLGHAAFFGVGAYAAGLLALHGIVNEPVLALIVAGLAAMVLGFATSFLVIRGVDLTRLMVTLGIALLLEALAERFSNITGGTDGLQGIEMQPILGQIPFDMFGKAGFFYSLAVLFLLFLFARRVVHSPFGLSLRAIKNNPLRAAAIGIPVNRRLIAIYTLAAFYAGIAGALFTQTTAIASLDVFAFERSADLMLVLVIGGTGYLYGGLIGAVIFRMLQELFSTITPQYWQFWIGLVLVVIVLVGRQRLHRWVLYVPNLVIRQVAGRKAVVAVPESDA; encoded by the coding sequence ATGAGCGCTGCTTCCGACGTCGGTTATCACGCCCAGCGCCAGGCGCGCTGGCACTACGGCGAAATCGCCTTCTGGCTGATCGTGCTGGCCTGCGGCTTCGCCTTTCCCTCGCGCTATCTGATCATGACCGACATCCTGCGCCTGGCGCTGTTCACGATGTCGCTCGATCTCATCCTTGGCTATGCCGGCATCGTCTCGCTCGGCCACGCCGCCTTCTTCGGCGTCGGCGCCTATGCCGCGGGACTTCTCGCGCTTCACGGTATCGTCAACGAGCCCGTGCTCGCGCTGATCGTCGCGGGCCTGGCCGCGATGGTGCTTGGTTTTGCCACCAGCTTCCTGGTGATCCGCGGCGTCGACCTCACGCGCCTGATGGTGACGCTCGGCATCGCGCTGCTGCTGGAAGCGCTCGCCGAACGCTTCTCCAACATCACCGGCGGTACCGACGGCCTGCAGGGCATCGAGATGCAGCCGATATTGGGCCAGATTCCGTTCGACATGTTCGGCAAGGCCGGCTTCTTTTACTCGCTGGCCGTGCTGTTCCTGCTGTTCCTGTTCGCCCGCCGCGTCGTGCATTCGCCGTTCGGCCTGTCGCTGCGCGCGATTAAGAACAACCCGCTGCGGGCCGCCGCCATCGGCATTCCGGTCAACCGCCGCCTGATCGCGATTTACACGCTGGCTGCGTTCTATGCCGGCATCGCGGGCGCGCTGTTCACCCAGACCACTGCGATCGCCTCGCTCGATGTGTTCGCTTTCGAGCGATCCGCCGACTTGATGCTGGTGCTCGTGATCGGTGGCACCGGCTATCTCTATGGCGGGCTGATCGGTGCGGTGATTTTCCGCATGCTCCAGGAATTGTTCTCCACCATCACTCCCCAATACTGGCAGTTCTGGATCGGCCTCGTGCTGGTCGTGATCGTGCTGGTCGGCCGGCAGCGCCTGCATCGCTGGGTGCTGTATGTTCCGAATCTGGTCATCAGGCAGGTTGCAGGCCGTAAGGCGGTCGTCGCCGTGCCGGAGAGCGATGCATGA
- the metK gene encoding methionine adenosyltransferase: MRASYLFTSESVSEGHPDKVCDRISDEIVDLFYREGPKAGIDPWQIRAACETLATTNKVVIAGETRGPKSVTNEQIEGVVRGAIKDIGYEQEGFHWKTCDIEILLHPQSADIAQGVDALQPGEVKEEGAGDQGIMFGYATNETPDLMPAPIFYAHKILRLISEARHSGKEKVLGPDSKSQVTVQYENGKPVAVREIVVSHQHLVPDLTSNQVREIVEPYVREALPKDWITPKTIWHINPTGKFYIGGPDGDSGLTGRKIIVDTYGGAAPHGGGAFSGKDPTKVDRSAAYAARYVAKNIVAAGLADRCTLQLAYAIGVARPLSIYIDTHGTGKVPEEQLEKAAAQAMDLTPRGIRTHLDLNRPIYARTSAYGHFGRTPDNEGGFSWEKTDLVEQLKRAL, encoded by the coding sequence ATGCGCGCGTCCTATCTCTTCACCAGCGAGTCCGTGTCCGAGGGTCATCCGGACAAGGTCTGCGACCGCATTTCCGACGAGATCGTCGACCTGTTCTACCGCGAAGGGCCGAAGGCCGGCATCGACCCCTGGCAGATCCGCGCCGCCTGCGAGACGCTCGCCACCACCAACAAGGTGGTGATTGCGGGCGAGACCCGTGGTCCCAAGTCGGTGACCAACGAGCAGATCGAAGGCGTCGTCCGCGGCGCGATCAAGGACATCGGCTACGAGCAGGAAGGCTTCCACTGGAAGACCTGCGACATCGAGATCCTGCTGCATCCGCAGTCGGCCGATATCGCCCAGGGCGTCGATGCGCTGCAGCCGGGCGAGGTCAAGGAAGAGGGCGCGGGCGACCAGGGCATCATGTTCGGTTACGCCACCAACGAGACGCCCGATCTGATGCCGGCGCCGATCTTCTACGCCCACAAGATCCTCCGCCTGATCTCCGAAGCCCGCCACTCCGGCAAGGAGAAGGTGCTCGGTCCGGACTCCAAGAGCCAGGTCACCGTGCAGTACGAGAACGGCAAGCCGGTCGCCGTGCGCGAGATCGTGGTCTCGCACCAGCATCTGGTTCCGGACCTCACCTCGAACCAGGTCCGCGAGATCGTCGAGCCCTATGTGCGCGAGGCGCTGCCGAAGGACTGGATCACGCCGAAGACGATCTGGCACATCAACCCCACCGGCAAGTTCTACATTGGCGGCCCGGATGGTGATTCCGGCCTGACCGGCCGCAAGATCATCGTCGACACCTATGGTGGCGCGGCCCCGCATGGCGGCGGTGCGTTCTCCGGCAAGGATCCGACCAAGGTCGACCGTTCGGCAGCTTATGCCGCCCGCTACGTCGCCAAGAACATCGTTGCCGCCGGCCTGGCCGACCGCTGCACGCTGCAGCTCGCCTACGCCATCGGCGTGGCGCGTCCGCTGTCGATCTACATCGACACCCATGGCACCGGTAAGGTGCCGGAGGAGCAGCTCGAGAAGGCAGCGGCGCAGGCGATGGATCTGACGCCCCGCGGCATCCGCACCCATCTCGACCTCAACCGTCCGATCTACGCGCGCACCTCGGCCTACGGCCATTTCGGCCGCACGCCGGACAACGAGGGCGGCTTCTCCTGGGAGAAGACCGACCTCGTCGAGCAGCTCAAGCGCGCGCTCTAA
- a CDS encoding ABC transporter ATP-binding protein codes for MSDLLAIDSLRAGYGEAVVLPNMSLRLAEGQVLALLGRNGTGKTTLINSVVGVTRRFSGSVVLAGTDVTSLRPDQRARAGIGWVPQERNIFRSLTVEENMTAVAQPGPWTVEKVYEMFPRLKERRTNFGNQLSGGEQQMLAIGRALTLNPKVLLLDEPTEGLAPIIVEELLKAIGTITRGGGICSIIVEQNAQKILGLADRVVILERGTIVHDAPSAALRADSSVLERHLGVAGAAGH; via the coding sequence ATGTCTGACCTGCTCGCGATCGACTCACTTCGCGCCGGCTACGGCGAAGCGGTGGTGCTGCCCAACATGTCCCTACGCCTCGCCGAGGGGCAGGTCCTGGCGCTGCTTGGCCGCAACGGCACCGGCAAGACCACGCTGATCAACTCCGTCGTCGGCGTCACCCGCCGCTTCTCCGGCTCGGTCGTGCTGGCCGGCACCGACGTCACCAGCTTGCGGCCCGACCAGCGCGCGCGCGCCGGCATCGGCTGGGTGCCGCAGGAGCGCAACATCTTTCGCTCGCTCACGGTCGAGGAGAACATGACCGCGGTGGCCCAGCCGGGCCCCTGGACGGTCGAGAAGGTGTACGAGATGTTCCCGCGGCTGAAGGAGCGGCGGACCAACTTTGGCAATCAGCTCTCCGGCGGCGAGCAGCAGATGCTGGCGATCGGGCGCGCGCTCACCCTCAACCCGAAAGTGCTTCTGCTGGACGAGCCGACCGAGGGTCTTGCTCCCATTATCGTCGAGGAGCTCCTGAAGGCGATCGGGACCATCACCCGGGGGGGCGGCATCTGCTCGATCATCGTCGAGCAGAATGCCCAAAAGATTCTGGGGCTGGCCGACCGCGTTGTGATATTGGAGCGCGGAACGATCGTCCACGACGCTCCGAGCGCCGCGCTGAGGGCCGACTCCTCGGTCCTGGAGCGGCACCTCGGCGTCGCAGGGGCGGCGGGCCACTGA
- a CDS encoding ABC transporter ATP-binding protein, whose amino-acid sequence MTIALETQNLEKQFGGLRVTRDLSLKVEQGARHALIGPNGAGKTTVINQLTGVLKPNSGRILLEGQDITDLPVHKRVLLGLSRTFQINQLYPDLTPLETIGLAVSERLGHGGDWWRRMGTRSDVNGEIADLLTRFHLLDVMNEQTVTLPYGKQRLLEIAVAIAAKPRVLLLDEPAAGVPESERHDILAVVGSLPRDVTVLLIEHDMDLVFSFADRISVLVSGALLTEGPPEQVARDPQVKAVYLGEEAVHV is encoded by the coding sequence ATGACCATCGCGCTCGAAACCCAGAACCTCGAAAAGCAGTTCGGCGGCTTGCGCGTCACCCGCGATCTGTCGCTCAAGGTCGAGCAGGGGGCGCGCCACGCGCTGATCGGCCCGAACGGCGCCGGCAAGACCACGGTGATCAACCAGCTCACCGGCGTGCTGAAGCCGAACTCGGGCCGCATCCTGCTCGAAGGCCAGGACATCACCGACCTGCCCGTGCACAAGCGCGTGCTGCTCGGCCTGTCGCGCACCTTCCAGATCAACCAACTCTATCCCGATCTCACCCCACTCGAAACCATCGGCCTGGCCGTCTCCGAGCGCCTCGGCCATGGCGGCGATTGGTGGCGGCGGATGGGCACGCGCAGCGACGTCAACGGCGAGATCGCCGATCTCCTGACCCGCTTCCACCTGCTCGACGTCATGAACGAGCAGACCGTCACGCTGCCTTACGGCAAGCAGCGCCTGCTCGAGATCGCAGTCGCGATCGCCGCCAAGCCGCGCGTGCTGCTGCTCGACGAGCCCGCCGCGGGCGTGCCCGAGAGCGAGCGCCACGACATCCTCGCCGTGGTAGGCAGCCTGCCGCGCGACGTCACCGTGCTCTTGATCGAGCACGACATGGACCTCGTCTTCTCCTTTGCCGACCGCATCTCGGTGCTGGTCTCCGGCGCGCTGCTGACCGAAGGCCCGCCCGAGCAGGTCGCGCGCGATCCGCAGGTCAAGGCGGTCTATCTCGGCGAGGAGGCGGTCCATGTCTGA
- the ahcY gene encoding adenosylhomocysteinase — protein sequence MNAKPGFTDYIVKDISLADFGRKELSLAETEMPGLMATREEYGPKQPLKGARIAGSLHMTIQTGVLIETLAALGADIRWVSCNIYSTQDHAAAAIAAAGIPVFAVKGETLAEYWDYTAKLFDWHGGGHPNMILDDGGDATMYVHLGLRAENGDAAFLDKPGSEEEEVFFALLKKQLKEKPKGYFAGIAKSIKGVSEETTTGVHRLYDMQKAGTLLWPAINVNDSVTKSKFDNLYGCRESLVDGIRRGTDVMLSGKVAMVAGFGDVGKGSAASLRQAGCRVMVSEVDPICALQAAMEGYEVVTMEDAAPRADIFVTATGNKDIITIEHMRAMKDRAIVCNIGHFDNEIQIAALRNLKWTNIKPQVDEIEFPDKHRIIMLSEGRLVNLGNAMGHPSFVMSASFTNQTLAQIELFANNKDGKYEKKVYVLPKTLDEKVARLHLAKIGVKLTELRKDQADYIGVKQEGPYKSDHYRY from the coding sequence ATGAACGCGAAGCCCGGCTTCACCGATTACATCGTCAAGGACATTTCGCTCGCCGATTTCGGCCGCAAGGAGCTCTCGCTGGCCGAGACCGAGATGCCCGGCCTGATGGCCACCCGCGAGGAGTACGGCCCGAAGCAGCCGCTGAAGGGCGCCCGCATCGCCGGCTCGCTGCACATGACGATCCAGACCGGCGTGCTGATCGAGACGCTGGCCGCACTCGGCGCCGACATCCGCTGGGTCTCCTGCAACATCTATTCGACGCAGGACCACGCCGCCGCCGCGATCGCGGCCGCTGGCATTCCCGTCTTCGCCGTCAAGGGCGAGACGCTGGCCGAGTACTGGGACTACACCGCGAAGCTGTTCGACTGGCACGGCGGCGGTCACCCGAACATGATCCTCGACGATGGCGGTGACGCCACCATGTACGTCCATCTCGGCCTGCGCGCCGAGAACGGCGACGCCGCCTTCCTCGACAAGCCCGGCTCCGAGGAAGAGGAAGTCTTCTTCGCGCTTTTGAAGAAGCAGCTCAAGGAGAAGCCGAAGGGTTACTTCGCCGGGATCGCCAAGAGCATCAAGGGCGTGTCCGAGGAGACCACGACGGGCGTGCATCGTCTCTATGACATGCAGAAGGCAGGCACGCTGCTGTGGCCGGCCATCAACGTCAACGACAGCGTCACCAAGTCGAAATTCGACAACCTCTATGGCTGCCGTGAATCGCTGGTCGACGGCATCCGCCGCGGCACCGACGTGATGCTGTCGGGCAAGGTCGCGATGGTCGCCGGCTTCGGCGACGTCGGCAAGGGCTCGGCCGCCTCGCTGCGCCAGGCCGGCTGCCGCGTCATGGTCTCCGAAGTCGATCCGATCTGCGCGCTGCAGGCGGCGATGGAAGGCTACGAGGTCGTGACCATGGAAGACGCCGCGCCCCGCGCCGACATCTTCGTCACCGCCACCGGCAACAAGGACATCATCACCATCGAGCACATGCGCGCAATGAAGGATCGCGCCATCGTCTGCAACATCGGCCACTTCGACAACGAGATCCAGATCGCGGCGCTCCGTAACCTGAAGTGGACCAACATCAAGCCGCAGGTCGACGAGATCGAATTCCCCGACAAGCACCGCATCATCATGCTGTCGGAGGGCCGCCTCGTGAACCTCGGCAACGCGATGGGCCACCCGTCCTTCGTGATGTCGGCGTCGTTCACCAACCAGACGCTGGCGCAGATCGAGTTGTTCGCCAACAACAAGGACGGCAAGTACGAGAAGAAGGTCTACGTGCTGCCGAAGACGCTCGACGAGAAGGTCGCCCGCCTGCACCTCGCCAAGATCGGCGTCAAGCTCACCGAGCTGCGCAAGGACCAGGCCGATTACATCGGCGTCAAGCAGGAAGGTCCGTACAAGAGCGACCATTACCGCTACTGA
- a CDS encoding ABC transporter substrate-binding protein — protein sequence MFERKILSRTAVAVAIASLAAVAPAKAQDSVKIGLILPMTGGQASTGKQIENAIKLYMQQKGDTVAGKKIEIILKDDAAIPDKTKTAAQELIVNDKVNFIAGFGVTPAALAAAPLATQAKIPEIVMAAGTSIITERSPYIVRTSFTLAQSSTIIGDWAAKNGIKKVATLTSDYAPGNDALNFFKQHFTAGGGEVVEEVKVPLQNPDFAPFLQRMKDAKPDAIFVFVPAGQGGNFMKQYAERGLDKAGIKVIGPGDVTDDDLLNNMGDAVLGTVTAHLYSAAHPSQMNKDFVAAYKKAFGNRPGFMAVGGYDGIHLIYEALKKTGGDTNGDKLIEAMKGQKWESPRGPISIDPETRDIVQNIYIRKVEKVDGELYNVEFATFEAVKDLGKTKK from the coding sequence ATGTTCGAACGCAAGATTCTTTCGCGGACCGCCGTAGCGGTCGCCATCGCAAGCCTCGCGGCCGTCGCGCCTGCGAAGGCTCAGGACAGCGTCAAGATCGGCCTGATCCTGCCGATGACAGGCGGCCAGGCCTCGACCGGCAAGCAGATCGAGAACGCGATCAAGCTCTATATGCAGCAGAAGGGCGACACCGTCGCCGGCAAGAAGATCGAGATCATCCTCAAGGACGATGCCGCGATCCCGGACAAGACCAAGACCGCCGCGCAGGAGCTGATCGTCAACGACAAGGTCAACTTCATCGCCGGCTTCGGCGTGACGCCCGCCGCACTTGCGGCGGCGCCGCTGGCAACGCAGGCCAAGATTCCGGAAATCGTCATGGCGGCCGGCACCTCGATCATCACCGAGCGCTCGCCCTATATCGTACGCACCAGCTTCACGCTGGCGCAGTCCTCGACCATCATCGGCGACTGGGCGGCGAAGAACGGCATCAAGAAGGTGGCGACGCTGACCTCGGACTACGCGCCGGGCAATGACGCTCTCAACTTCTTCAAACAGCACTTCACGGCCGGCGGCGGCGAGGTGGTCGAAGAGGTCAAGGTTCCTCTGCAGAACCCCGACTTCGCACCGTTCCTGCAGCGCATGAAAGACGCCAAGCCGGACGCGATCTTCGTGTTCGTGCCGGCCGGCCAGGGCGGCAACTTCATGAAGCAGTATGCCGAGCGCGGCCTCGACAAGGCCGGCATCAAGGTGATCGGGCCCGGCGACGTCACCGACGACGACCTGCTCAACAACATGGGCGACGCCGTGCTCGGCACGGTCACCGCGCACCTCTACTCCGCGGCGCACCCTTCGCAGATGAACAAGGATTTCGTCGCCGCCTACAAGAAGGCGTTCGGCAATCGTCCGGGCTTCATGGCGGTGGGCGGCTATGACGGCATCCACCTGATCTACGAAGCGCTGAAGAAGACCGGCGGCGATACCAACGGCGACAAGCTGATCGAAGCCATGAAGGGCCAGAAGTGGGAGAGCCCGCGCGGTCCGATCTCGATCGACCCTGAAACCCGCGACATCGTGCAGAACATCTACATCCGCAAGGTCGAGAAGGTCGACGGCGAGCTGTACAATGTCGAGTTCGCCACCTTCGAGGCGGTCAAGGATCTCGGCAAGACCAAGAAGTGA
- a CDS encoding cobalamin-independent methionine synthase II family protein has product MQRTRAPFRADEVGSLLRPAKIKEARIRLEKGEISADDLRKIEDMEIEKVVHKQASIGLKLATDGEFRRSWWHFDFLAKLTGCELFHPDTGIQFAGVQTRHDAVRVIGKLDFPADHPMLDHFRFLKKVADQAHVTAKMTIPSPAVLHFRGGRKSISKDVYPDLEAFYEDLGKTYRKAVKAFYDAGCRYLQFDDTVWAYLCSQDELQKARERGDNPDGLQQIYARIINYALAEKPADMVVTTHVCRGNFRSTWISSGGYEPVAETMLAGTNYDGYFLEYDSDRAGGFEPLRFLPKGNKVVVVGVITSKFGELEKKDDIKRRLEEAAKFAPLEQLALSPQCGFASTEEGNILSEEEQWAKLSLAVEIAKEVWGN; this is encoded by the coding sequence ATGCAGCGAACCAGAGCCCCCTTCCGCGCCGACGAGGTCGGCAGCCTCCTGCGTCCGGCCAAGATCAAGGAAGCCCGCATCCGGCTGGAGAAGGGCGAGATCTCGGCCGACGATCTGCGCAAGATCGAGGACATGGAGATCGAGAAGGTCGTGCACAAGCAGGCCTCGATCGGGCTCAAGCTCGCGACCGACGGCGAATTCCGCCGCTCCTGGTGGCATTTCGATTTCCTGGCTAAGCTCACCGGCTGCGAGCTGTTCCACCCCGACACCGGCATCCAGTTCGCAGGCGTGCAGACCCGTCACGACGCGGTGCGCGTCATCGGCAAGCTCGATTTCCCCGCCGATCACCCGATGCTCGACCACTTCCGCTTCCTGAAGAAGGTCGCCGACCAGGCCCACGTCACCGCCAAGATGACGATACCGTCGCCCGCCGTGCTGCACTTCCGCGGCGGCCGCAAGTCCATCTCCAAGGACGTCTATCCCGATCTCGAGGCCTTCTACGAGGACCTCGGCAAAACCTATCGCAAGGCGGTGAAGGCGTTCTATGACGCCGGCTGCCGCTATCTCCAGTTCGACGACACCGTGTGGGCCTATCTCTGCTCGCAGGACGAATTGCAGAAGGCGCGCGAGCGCGGCGACAACCCGGACGGTCTGCAGCAGATCTATGCGCGCATCATCAACTACGCGCTGGCCGAGAAGCCCGCCGACATGGTGGTGACGACCCACGTCTGCCGCGGCAATTTCCGCTCGACCTGGATTTCTTCGGGCGGCTACGAGCCCGTTGCCGAAACCATGCTGGCCGGCACCAATTACGACGGCTACTTCCTGGAATACGATTCTGACCGTGCCGGCGGTTTCGAGCCGCTCCGCTTCCTGCCCAAGGGCAACAAGGTCGTCGTGGTCGGCGTCATCACCTCGAAGTTCGGTGAGCTCGAGAAGAAGGACGACATCAAGCGCCGCCTGGAGGAAGCCGCCAAGTTCGCGCCGCTGGAGCAGCTCGCGCTCTCCCCGCAATGCGGTTTCGCTTCGACGGAAGAGGGCAACATCCTCTCCGAGGAAGAGCAATGGGCCAAGCTCAGCCTCGCTGTCGAGATCGCCAAGGAAGTGTGGGGCAACTGA
- a CDS encoding uroporphyrinogen-III synthase codes for MADRLNGYRILILETREEAQFSKLLAEQGAEVVQCPMFTIHDAPDPAPVEAWIRRAIDKPLDDLVLMTGEGLRRIMKLARARGIDADFVAALAKARTFTRGPKPGKALREIGLEPQQTTEKPTTEGVIEMLGKLDLRGRRLGLQLYPDKDHSALTGALAAQGAAVDTVLPYVYDSKAADTNIIAAVDDMAAGRIDALALTNLGQVRRLIEAAKAHGSEAKLRAGLERTLIASVGPAVSGELAAHGLRTDVSPAEEAYFMRPLISAMASALAQRKPRAAAR; via the coding sequence ATGGCCGACCGCCTGAACGGCTACCGCATCCTGATCCTGGAAACGCGCGAGGAGGCGCAGTTTTCCAAGCTGCTGGCCGAGCAAGGCGCCGAGGTCGTGCAATGCCCGATGTTCACCATCCACGACGCGCCGGACCCGGCCCCGGTCGAGGCCTGGATCCGCCGCGCCATCGACAAGCCGCTTGACGATCTCGTGCTGATGACCGGCGAAGGCCTGCGGCGGATCATGAAGCTTGCCCGCGCCCGCGGGATCGACGCCGACTTTGTCGCGGCGCTCGCCAAGGCGCGGACATTCACCCGCGGCCCAAAGCCCGGCAAGGCGCTGCGCGAGATCGGGCTGGAACCGCAGCAGACGACGGAGAAACCGACCACCGAGGGCGTGATCGAGATGCTGGGCAAGCTCGACCTCAGGGGACGGCGCCTCGGCCTGCAGCTCTATCCGGACAAGGACCATAGCGCGCTGACCGGCGCGCTGGCCGCACAAGGCGCCGCGGTCGATACGGTGCTGCCCTATGTCTACGATTCCAAGGCAGCGGATACCAACATCATCGCCGCCGTCGACGACATGGCCGCAGGTCGGATCGACGCCCTCGCGCTCACCAATCTCGGCCAGGTCCGCCGACTGATCGAGGCCGCGAAGGCGCATGGCAGCGAGGCCAAGCTGCGCGCCGGCCTCGAACGGACGCTGATCGCGTCGGTCGGTCCGGCGGTCTCCGGCGAGCTCGCCGCCCACGGCCTGCGCACCGACGTTTCGCCGGCGGAGGAAGCGTACTTCATGCGACCGCTCATCTCGGCGATGGCCTCAGCCCTGGCGCAGCGGAAGCCGAGAGCCGCGGCGAGGTAA